The Castor canadensis chromosome 13, mCasCan1.hap1v2, whole genome shotgun sequence genome has a window encoding:
- the Or1q1 gene encoding LOW QUALITY PROTEIN: olfactory receptor 1Q1 (The sequence of the model RefSeq protein was modified relative to this genomic sequence to represent the inferred CDS: inserted 1 base in 1 codon), whose product MDNKNWTSVSHFVLLGISTHPEEQIPLFLLFLFMYTINISANFALITLIISAPRLHTPMYIFLSNLALVDICFTSTTVPKMLQNIFSLTKAISYMGCLAQTYFFICFAAMENFFLAVMAYDRYIAICHPLHYATILTKALCVQMVAVCHVLSYLHALLHTFRMGSLFFCAENRISHFFCDLYPLMKISCTSTHLNTLMIHTEGVIVINGALAFIIVSYACIISAVLSITSSKGKWKAFSTCXSHLTVVAIFCGTLTWVYFRPLSSYSVTTGRIVTVVYTLVTPMLNPFIYSLRNGDVKGAFSKYMRRI is encoded by the exons ATGGACAATAAGAACTGGACCAGTGTTTCCCATTTTGTTCTCTTGGGCATTTCTACCCACCCAGAAGAACAGatccccctcttccttctttttctattcatGTACACAATCAACATTTCTGCCAATTTTGCCCTCATCACATTGATTATCTCTGCTCCTCGCCTCCATACCCCCATGTACATCTTCCTCAGTAACTTGGCTTTGGTAGATATCTGCTTTACCTCTACCACAGTCCCAAAGATGCTGCAGAATATTTTCTCCCTTACAAAGGCCATTTCCTACATGGGCTGCTTAGCCCagacttatttctttatttgctttgcAGCCATGGAAAACTTCTTCTtggctgtgatggcctatgataGGTATATCGCCATCTGCCACCCTCTCCACTATGCCACAATCCTGACCAAAGCACTGTGTGTACAGATGGTGGCTGTGTGCCATGTCCTCTCCTACCTTCATGCCCTGCTGCACACCTTCCGCATGGGCAGCCTATTCTTCTGTGCAGAGAACAGGATTTCTCACTTCTTCTGTGACCTCTACCCTCTGATGAAGATCTCCTGCACCAGCACCCACCTCAACACCTTGATGATTCATACAGAAGGTGTGATTGTCATCAATGGGGCTCTGGCCTTCATCATTGTCTCTTATGCCTGCATCATCTCAGCAGTCCTCTCAatcacctcatccaaaggcaagTGGAAAGCCTTTTCCACCT GCTCCCACCTTACTGTGGTGGCTATATTCTGTGGCACCCTCACATGGGTGTACTTCCGGCCTCTTTCCAGCTATTCAGTGACCACAGGTCGCATTGTAACAGTTGTGTACACATTGGTGACTCCCATGTTaaaccccttcatctacagcctgaggaatggAGACGTTAAGGGGGCCTTTAGCAAATATATGAGAAGAATATAG